A window of the Microvirga terrae genome harbors these coding sequences:
- a CDS encoding tripartite tricarboxylate transporter substrate binding protein — MTSFTRRGFVASASTVLASSVVGLKPSFSQSNYPNRPITLICPWGAGGGTDATARIIGQVMEQKLGQPVNVVNRTGGNGVVGHAAISSATPDGYTIGLLTVEIAMMHWQGMTELTPKSYTPLALMNVDAPAIQVKADSPYKNIKELADAIKAAPPGKLKASGTGQGGIWHLALVGWLQSLGLQPNHVAWVPSNGAAPGMQDLAAGGIDIVPCSLPEARPMIDAGRAKSLAILAPERNPQFPNVPTLDEQMGPHKSVGVWRGIAGPKGLPADVQDKLVAVLRDVYDSKEYKEFMSGRGFGIQWAEKAAFGQFMDESDRQMGEAMKAAGLAKA, encoded by the coding sequence ATGACTTCATTTACGAGACGCGGTTTCGTCGCGTCAGCGTCCACTGTCCTTGCTAGTTCAGTGGTAGGACTCAAACCAAGCTTCTCACAATCCAATTATCCCAATCGGCCGATCACGCTGATCTGTCCATGGGGCGCAGGCGGCGGCACCGATGCGACCGCACGCATCATCGGGCAAGTGATGGAGCAGAAGCTCGGCCAGCCCGTGAACGTGGTGAACCGGACAGGTGGAAACGGTGTGGTCGGACATGCGGCGATCTCCAGCGCGACACCGGATGGCTACACGATCGGCCTGCTCACGGTCGAAATTGCGATGATGCATTGGCAGGGGATGACGGAGCTGACGCCGAAAAGCTACACGCCTCTGGCACTCATGAACGTCGACGCTCCTGCCATCCAGGTGAAGGCTGACAGTCCTTACAAGAACATCAAGGAATTGGCCGACGCCATCAAGGCGGCACCTCCCGGAAAGCTGAAAGCCTCGGGAACCGGCCAAGGCGGCATCTGGCACCTAGCCCTCGTGGGTTGGCTGCAGTCGCTGGGTCTTCAGCCAAACCACGTGGCCTGGGTGCCGTCGAACGGCGCCGCGCCGGGGATGCAGGATCTGGCCGCGGGCGGTATCGACATCGTGCCTTGCTCGCTTCCTGAGGCCCGGCCCATGATCGATGCAGGTCGCGCCAAGAGCCTTGCCATCCTCGCGCCGGAACGGAACCCGCAATTCCCGAACGTGCCTACGCTCGACGAACAGATGGGCCCCCACAAGTCTGTCGGGGTGTGGCGTGGCATTGCCGGCCCCAAGGGCCTCCCGGCGGACGTCCAGGACAAACTGGTTGCTGTTCTCAGGGACGTTTACGACTCCAAGGAATACAAGGAGTTCATGAGCGGTCGGGGCTTTGGGATCCAATGGGCCGAGAAAGCCGCATTCGGCCAGTTCATGGATGAGTCGGATCGGCAGATGGGCGAGGCCATGAAAGCCGCAGGCTTGGCCAAGGCATAG
- a CDS encoding RraA family protein, with amino-acid sequence MCNAIELVLGHRTAEGFTTEPVLAAHPSLPAIVGYARTGLIRSSQPAEESSETVRARRIAYYRYVAAHAGPVVVVLQDIDSRPGLGAFWGEINVAIHKGLGARGVLTNGSMRDLGAVDPGFQILAGSLSPSHAFVRVEAFDCPVEIFGLKVRPDDLLHADRHGAVMIDPYVALELPRAIDLVTRKEAPVLKAARSPGFTVEKLIEAWGAAEDVH; translated from the coding sequence GTGTGCAACGCAATCGAACTCGTCCTGGGCCATCGGACGGCGGAGGGCTTCACGACAGAGCCAGTGCTTGCCGCCCATCCGAGCCTCCCCGCCATTGTCGGCTACGCCCGCACAGGGCTGATCCGAAGCTCGCAACCGGCCGAGGAATCGTCCGAGACAGTAAGGGCACGCCGGATCGCCTATTACAGATATGTCGCGGCTCACGCCGGTCCCGTCGTGGTGGTTCTGCAGGATATCGACTCCCGGCCCGGGCTTGGAGCATTCTGGGGTGAGATCAACGTGGCGATCCATAAGGGTTTAGGGGCCCGAGGCGTCCTCACCAATGGTTCGATGCGTGATCTCGGCGCTGTTGACCCCGGATTTCAGATCCTGGCTGGCTCTCTCAGCCCGAGCCATGCCTTCGTCCGCGTCGAGGCGTTCGATTGTCCAGTGGAGATCTTCGGATTGAAAGTCAGGCCCGATGATCTGCTCCATGCGGACCGCCATGGCGCAGTCATGATCGATCCCTACGTCGCCCTGGAGCTTCCCCGCGCTATTGACCTTGTGACGAGAAAGGAAGCTCCTGTCCTGAAGGCTGCCCGTAGCCCAGGTTTCACTGTGGAGAAGCTTATAGAGGCTTGGGGTGCGGCGGAGGACGTCCACTAG
- a CDS encoding 3-keto-5-aminohexanoate cleavage protein — protein MARKVIITCAVTGAIHTPSMSPHLPITPEEIAEAAISAAEAGAAIVHLHARDPKNGKPDQSPEAFAPFLQAVKQRSNCVINVTTGGAPTMLVEERVRPAAYYKPEVASLNMGSMNFGLYPMLNRFKDFKYDWEEQYLEGSRDRIFRNTFADIEYILTTCAENGTRFEIECYDIGHLYTLAHFVDRGLIKPPLFVQSVFGLLGGIGPHPEDVGHMKRTADRLFGNNYQWSVLGAGKNQLPIAAQAAAMGGNVRVGLEDSLWIGPGKLAESNAQQVNMARQIIEGLGLEIATPDDARNMLSLKGGDRVNF, from the coding sequence ATGGCCCGCAAAGTCATCATAACATGCGCCGTGACCGGCGCGATCCATACGCCCTCCATGTCTCCTCATCTGCCGATTACGCCTGAGGAGATCGCCGAGGCCGCGATCAGCGCCGCGGAAGCTGGGGCCGCGATCGTGCATCTTCACGCGCGTGACCCAAAGAACGGCAAGCCTGATCAGTCGCCGGAAGCATTCGCCCCCTTCCTGCAGGCTGTGAAGCAACGTAGCAACTGCGTCATCAACGTCACGACAGGTGGCGCACCGACAATGCTGGTGGAGGAGCGGGTTCGCCCTGCGGCTTATTACAAACCCGAAGTTGCATCCCTCAATATGGGCTCAATGAATTTCGGGCTCTACCCGATGCTCAACCGGTTCAAGGATTTCAAGTACGATTGGGAGGAGCAATATCTCGAAGGATCGCGTGACCGCATTTTCCGCAATACCTTCGCTGATATCGAATACATCCTGACGACCTGCGCCGAGAACGGCACCCGTTTCGAGATCGAGTGCTACGATATCGGCCACCTCTACACTCTCGCCCACTTCGTGGACCGAGGTCTCATCAAACCGCCTCTCTTCGTCCAAAGCGTCTTCGGTCTTCTGGGTGGCATTGGTCCGCACCCGGAGGACGTAGGCCACATGAAGCGCACGGCCGATCGGTTGTTTGGGAACAATTACCAATGGTCGGTCCTTGGGGCGGGTAAGAACCAGCTTCCCATTGCAGCCCAAGCGGCTGCCATGGGAGGCAATGTCCGCGTCGGTTTGGAAGACTCCCTCTGGATTGGTCCTGGCAAGCTTGCGGAATCGAATGCGCAGCAGGTAAACATGGCGCGCCAGATTATCGAGGGACTTGGACTGGAAATCGCCACTCCTGACGATGCGCGCAACATGCTGTCGCTCAAAGGAGGTGACCGCGTCAATTTCTAG
- a CDS encoding 3-hydroxyacyl-CoA dehydrogenase, translated as MPSAAIIGAGLIGRSWAIVFARAGWEVRITDPDPETLEKAPGLVREGLEELARHGLVANPENASAHVVAVSSLAEAVTGADLVQENGPEIAETKRLIFTELDRLAPPDCILASSTSAIVASHFTEGLSGRARCLVAHPVNPPHLVPVVELCGAPWTAPETVSRARTIYESVEQVPIVVNHEVEGFVLNRLQGALLAEAFRLVGEGVVSPQDLDKTVKDGLGLRWSFLGPFGTIELNAPGGIADYCDRYTGFYRRLSEDAARPHVWEKENVSRILETWGEAPGPDELARRSAWRDKRLAALKAHKKSQPDQ; from the coding sequence ATGCCGAGTGCTGCAATCATTGGCGCCGGGCTGATCGGCCGGTCTTGGGCAATCGTCTTTGCGCGGGCCGGCTGGGAGGTGCGCATCACCGACCCGGACCCCGAGACGCTTGAGAAGGCCCCTGGCCTCGTCCGCGAGGGATTAGAGGAGCTCGCAAGGCATGGCCTCGTTGCCAATCCTGAAAATGCGTCAGCTCACGTTGTCGCCGTATCCTCGCTCGCGGAGGCTGTGACCGGAGCCGACCTCGTTCAGGAGAATGGCCCCGAGATCGCCGAGACCAAACGGCTCATCTTCACGGAGCTGGACCGGCTCGCGCCACCAGACTGCATTCTTGCCTCTTCGACCTCCGCGATTGTTGCGTCCCACTTCACCGAAGGACTGTCGGGCCGCGCCCGCTGCCTCGTAGCCCATCCCGTCAACCCACCCCATCTCGTGCCAGTCGTCGAGCTGTGTGGAGCTCCCTGGACTGCGCCCGAGACTGTCTCTCGGGCGCGAACAATCTATGAGAGTGTCGAGCAGGTGCCCATTGTCGTAAACCACGAGGTCGAGGGGTTCGTCCTGAACCGGCTCCAGGGTGCGCTATTGGCAGAGGCATTCCGGCTCGTCGGAGAAGGCGTAGTGAGCCCGCAGGATCTTGATAAGACGGTCAAGGACGGTCTCGGTTTGCGCTGGTCCTTCCTTGGCCCCTTTGGAACCATCGAGCTCAACGCACCCGGTGGCATCGCTGATTACTGCGACCGCTATACAGGCTTCTACCGGCGTCTCTCGGAAGATGCCGCAAGGCCTCATGTCTGGGAGAAGGAGAATGTGAGCCGCATACTGGAGACCTGGGGCGAAGCGCCTGGACCCGATGAGCTCGCACGGCGCTCTGCTTGGCGGGACAAACGCTTGGCTGCGTTGAAGGCCCACAAGAAATCGCAACCAGATCAGTGA
- a CDS encoding branched-chain amino acid ABC transporter ATP-binding protein/permease translates to MRTNYWPLLIAAAALILLPFILDPIGLPLRSSIDVVVFAIACLGLNVLVGYTGLVSFGHGVWFGLGAYAAALSQLHWFPEGIVLPALFAIVFIAGASSLLGALILRRRGVYFSLLTLALAAMLFAVAYRWTALTGGESGLGGVVRTRAIGLDLSSDWTYYWFVAAVAFAVCFALLRFHSSPAGSVLVAIRENEQRARFLGYPTNRYKLLGFVLSATVVGIAGILSVFNHRFASAEPLSVAFSGELIAMVVIGGMRSFLGPALGALFYILFREFLSIWTPHWLLYFGILFVGFIVLSPTGLVGVTQRIKAPFRAKVREEAAMAGRTLTDEPLPPFLRPASHVEGVILEARGITKSFGALKAVQSVNIAVRNRSLHALIGPNGAGKTTAFNLISGYYTPDEGDVLLQGRSIAGLSPEAITHDGLGRSFQITSLFPALTVEENVRLAVQARHPQRFNPWVAARSIKQIEAETSAVIRYLGVAGIEKAEAGALSYGGQRLLDMGLALATKPRVLLLDEPLAGLAAAERQRIGDIIKRISTDIPMLLVEHDIDRVFQIADAVTVMNAGQVLVDGTVEDARSSPKVQEIYIGSGAATIAAKPRQSAVEEATLLAVEKVNTFYGKSHVLTDVSLDVHQHEILALLGRNGAGKSTLLKTLIGIAPPGSGSIRLDGQEIAGRPSSEIARLGIGYVPQGRGLFAGMTVAQNLELGRLKRETGHGVRWDLDRIFEYFPRIRERLETPADFLSGGEQQMVAVARALSGNVKVLLLDEPFEGLAPTIIEQLFESFDKLRHEVSIIIVDHHLDLALALSDRTVALERGRVIHTGPSKDLRDDLALRRKVLWL, encoded by the coding sequence ATGCGTACGAATTACTGGCCCCTCCTCATCGCAGCGGCAGCGCTCATTCTGCTGCCTTTCATCCTCGACCCCATCGGCCTGCCGCTTCGCTCGTCGATCGACGTGGTCGTATTCGCCATCGCCTGCCTCGGCCTGAACGTTCTGGTCGGCTACACCGGTCTCGTCTCCTTCGGACACGGCGTCTGGTTCGGGCTTGGGGCTTACGCGGCGGCCTTGAGCCAGCTCCACTGGTTTCCGGAGGGCATCGTTCTTCCGGCTCTCTTCGCCATCGTCTTCATCGCTGGAGCGTCGTCTCTCCTTGGTGCGCTCATCCTGCGGCGCCGGGGCGTCTACTTCTCCCTGCTCACGCTGGCATTGGCGGCAATGCTCTTTGCAGTCGCTTACCGCTGGACCGCGTTGACAGGTGGAGAAAGCGGGCTCGGCGGTGTCGTCCGCACCCGCGCGATTGGCCTCGATCTGAGTTCGGACTGGACCTACTACTGGTTCGTGGCGGCTGTGGCATTTGCCGTCTGCTTTGCCCTGCTGCGCTTCCACAGCTCGCCCGCAGGAAGCGTGCTGGTGGCGATCCGGGAGAATGAGCAACGCGCCCGCTTTCTCGGCTATCCGACCAATCGCTACAAACTTCTCGGATTCGTTTTGTCCGCCACGGTAGTGGGGATTGCAGGTATCCTTTCGGTCTTCAACCATCGCTTCGCCTCGGCCGAGCCCCTCTCGGTTGCATTCTCAGGTGAGTTGATCGCGATGGTGGTGATCGGAGGAATGCGCAGTTTTCTCGGGCCAGCCCTGGGAGCGCTCTTCTACATTCTGTTCCGCGAGTTCCTGTCGATCTGGACCCCGCACTGGCTGCTCTATTTTGGTATCCTCTTCGTCGGGTTCATCGTTCTCTCGCCGACGGGGCTGGTGGGAGTCACACAACGGATAAAAGCTCCGTTCCGGGCCAAGGTTAGGGAAGAAGCCGCTATGGCAGGCCGCACCCTGACCGACGAGCCGCTGCCCCCGTTTCTCAGGCCGGCCAGTCATGTGGAGGGCGTCATTCTCGAAGCTCGCGGCATTACAAAGAGCTTTGGTGCGCTCAAGGCCGTCCAGTCGGTCAACATCGCCGTGCGCAACCGCAGCCTCCATGCCCTGATCGGGCCCAATGGCGCCGGAAAGACAACAGCCTTCAATCTGATTTCCGGGTACTACACGCCTGACGAAGGCGACGTCCTCCTCCAAGGCCGGTCCATCGCCGGACTTTCCCCTGAAGCGATCACGCACGATGGCCTCGGACGCTCGTTCCAGATCACGAGCCTCTTCCCGGCCCTGACCGTCGAAGAGAATGTCCGCCTAGCCGTACAGGCCCGCCACCCGCAGCGTTTCAATCCGTGGGTGGCCGCGCGATCAATCAAGCAGATCGAAGCCGAGACCTCAGCGGTCATCCGCTATCTCGGAGTTGCCGGCATCGAGAAGGCCGAGGCGGGCGCCCTCTCTTATGGCGGGCAGCGCCTCCTAGACATGGGCCTGGCGCTTGCCACGAAACCGAGGGTGCTGCTGCTTGACGAGCCGCTCGCCGGTCTAGCCGCCGCTGAGCGCCAGCGCATAGGCGACATCATCAAGCGGATTTCCACGGACATTCCGATGCTGCTCGTCGAGCACGACATCGATCGCGTGTTCCAGATCGCCGATGCCGTTACGGTGATGAATGCGGGTCAGGTGCTGGTTGACGGGACGGTGGAGGATGCCCGCTCCAGCCCGAAAGTCCAAGAAATCTACATAGGCTCCGGCGCGGCGACCATCGCGGCGAAGCCTCGGCAGAGCGCCGTCGAAGAGGCGACCCTGCTCGCCGTAGAGAAGGTCAACACGTTCTACGGCAAGAGCCATGTCCTGACGGACGTGTCCCTCGACGTGCACCAACATGAGATCTTGGCTCTGTTGGGCCGCAACGGCGCCGGCAAGTCGACCCTGCTCAAAACGCTCATCGGCATTGCACCGCCCGGTTCAGGCTCGATCAGGCTTGATGGCCAAGAGATCGCCGGCCGTCCGTCTTCTGAGATCGCGCGTCTGGGAATTGGCTATGTGCCGCAGGGGCGCGGCCTCTTTGCCGGAATGACTGTGGCTCAGAATCTTGAGCTCGGGCGGCTCAAGCGCGAGACAGGCCATGGCGTCCGGTGGGATCTGGACAGGATCTTCGAGTACTTCCCGCGCATCCGTGAGAGGCTCGAAACCCCGGCGGATTTTCTCTCCGGCGGCGAGCAGCAGATGGTGGCGGTCGCACGCGCCCTCTCGGGGAACGTGAAGGTGCTGCTCCTGGACGAGCCCTTCGAAGGGCTTGCTCCGACCATCATCGAGCAACTTTTCGAGAGTTTCGACAAGCTCCGCCATGAAGTTTCGATCATCATTGTCGACCATCACCTGGACCTCGCACTCGCCCTGTCCGACCGGACGGTCGCCCTTGAGCGTGGGCGGGTGATCCATACAGGTCCATCGAAGGATTTGCGAGACGATCTTGCGCTCCGCCGCAAGGTCCTATGGCTGTAA
- a CDS encoding branched-chain amino acid ABC transporter permease has translation MAFVFLLEQVLNGLLVGAYYLLIALGLSLIFSLGGIVNLSHGAFYAVGAYLAVTLTSWIGFAGAFVASPLLVALLGVVIERLLFRRFYRADPILSLLLTFGLAMIIEQSLRIIFGAAPLPFSIPTALRGQVFLGSFIYPRYRLIIFGVALAAVIATWFLVYRTAFGRVVRAGVQNPDMVGALGISLQPYMTAVAALGIGLAGLAGVLLAPISGVHPAMGAEILTAAFVVVVIGGLGSFWGVIAAAALVGVVRGLTIYFFPPAGEASMYLLMALVLLLRPRGLLGERIQKFE, from the coding sequence GTGGCGTTCGTCTTTCTTCTTGAGCAGGTGCTGAATGGCCTTTTGGTGGGTGCTTACTATCTGCTGATCGCCCTCGGCCTGTCGCTGATCTTCTCGCTGGGCGGAATCGTGAATCTTTCCCACGGCGCGTTCTATGCGGTCGGTGCCTATCTTGCCGTCACGCTGACATCCTGGATTGGCTTTGCCGGCGCATTCGTTGCATCTCCCTTGCTCGTCGCGCTCTTGGGCGTCGTCATCGAGCGCCTGCTCTTTCGAAGGTTCTACCGCGCGGATCCCATTCTCAGCCTGCTTTTGACTTTTGGGCTTGCCATGATCATCGAGCAGAGCCTGCGGATCATTTTCGGGGCGGCTCCCCTGCCCTTTTCCATCCCGACGGCTCTCCGGGGACAGGTCTTCCTCGGCAGCTTCATCTATCCGCGCTACCGCCTGATCATCTTCGGGGTAGCCCTCGCCGCTGTCATCGCGACCTGGTTCCTGGTTTATCGCACTGCCTTTGGCCGTGTGGTTCGGGCCGGAGTGCAAAACCCGGATATGGTGGGCGCGCTCGGCATCTCACTTCAGCCGTACATGACAGCCGTCGCCGCGCTCGGCATCGGACTCGCAGGTCTCGCCGGGGTCCTGCTGGCACCAATATCGGGAGTGCACCCCGCTATGGGAGCGGAGATTCTAACAGCCGCCTTCGTGGTGGTGGTCATCGGTGGGCTAGGGTCATTTTGGGGCGTGATCGCCGCCGCTGCACTCGTAGGCGTAGTGCGCGGCCTCACGATCTACTTTTTCCCACCCGCCGGTGAAGCCTCGATGTACCTACTGATGGCTCTCGTGCTGCTTTTGCGGCCGCGGGGGCTGCTCGGCGAACGCATCCAGAAATTCGAGTAG
- a CDS encoding ABC transporter substrate-binding protein, whose amino-acid sequence MAHSDDLTRRMLLKGAAGATALAGLGMPAIVKAQSDVIRIGHLTPVTGFLGPLGEFAQMGVKLAAEEINAAGGVLGRKVELVIEDSVNPQTASAKAERLIERDKVAMIIGEISSASALAIGQVANRTKTVFINTGANSDALRGASCNPFMFHIEAANSMMVTAVGTYLKTENMIKGKKWYSLTADYAFGHDLFRVAKKFVTENGGEFIGEELVPTDATDFSPYLLKIRQAQPDIVASNLAGNQITNFIKQYAEYGLQFPITGFGFDTAVAWGAGKGNFSGIWPLIWHHMVDTQSSKKFVEAFTKKYGKLPENQCWGDYNSLKIVAQSFTEMKTADPQKLAEHLRKGAKFDILKGREGYFRAYDNQMVQEMYAVRAKDSDKMKDQWDIYDPLGSVPGPNQDLEVLAPPKDGTCKMQA is encoded by the coding sequence ATGGCACATTCTGATGACTTGACCCGTCGTATGCTCCTGAAGGGAGCGGCCGGCGCGACTGCGCTTGCAGGCCTCGGGATGCCTGCAATCGTAAAGGCGCAATCTGACGTGATCAGGATCGGGCACCTCACGCCTGTAACCGGTTTCCTGGGACCGCTCGGCGAGTTCGCCCAGATGGGCGTCAAGCTCGCCGCAGAGGAAATCAACGCCGCCGGTGGCGTCCTCGGCCGCAAGGTCGAGCTCGTGATCGAGGATTCGGTGAACCCGCAGACGGCCTCTGCCAAAGCCGAGCGCCTGATCGAGCGCGACAAGGTCGCGATGATCATCGGAGAAATCTCTTCCGCCTCGGCTCTGGCCATTGGTCAGGTGGCCAACAGGACCAAGACGGTGTTCATCAACACCGGCGCCAATTCCGACGCCCTGCGCGGAGCGAGCTGCAATCCTTTCATGTTCCACATCGAGGCTGCCAACTCGATGATGGTCACGGCAGTCGGCACGTACCTGAAGACCGAGAACATGATCAAGGGCAAGAAGTGGTACTCCCTCACGGCGGATTATGCCTTCGGCCACGATCTCTTCCGGGTCGCCAAGAAATTCGTGACGGAGAACGGCGGCGAATTCATCGGCGAGGAACTCGTCCCCACCGACGCGACCGACTTCAGCCCCTACCTCCTCAAGATCCGGCAGGCCCAGCCGGATATCGTCGCCTCGAATCTTGCCGGCAATCAGATCACAAACTTCATCAAGCAGTATGCCGAGTACGGTCTCCAGTTCCCGATCACCGGCTTCGGCTTCGACACGGCCGTGGCCTGGGGCGCCGGCAAGGGGAATTTCTCTGGCATCTGGCCGCTGATTTGGCACCACATGGTCGATACGCAATCGTCGAAGAAGTTCGTTGAGGCCTTCACCAAGAAATACGGCAAACTGCCTGAGAACCAGTGCTGGGGCGACTACAACTCCCTCAAGATCGTCGCGCAGTCCTTTACCGAGATGAAAACGGCCGACCCGCAAAAGCTCGCCGAGCACCTGCGAAAAGGCGCGAAGTTTGACATTCTGAAGGGCCGCGAAGGCTATTTCCGGGCCTACGACAACCAGATGGTCCAGGAGATGTATGCCGTTCGTGCGAAGGATTCGGACAAGATGAAGGACCAGTGGGATATCTATGACCCGCTGGGCTCCGTCCCTGGTCCCAACCAGGATCTTGAGGTTCTGGCACCCCCGAAGGACGGAACCTGCAAGATGCAGGCGTGA
- a CDS encoding GntR family transcriptional regulator — MSNLSSPRPTKTPSAIAQIGRLERVTLGERVHTELRELLMSGELAPGQKMSLRSVAETLGVSMMPVREAVSRLVADQSLEVLPNRAVRVPLMNLARFRELTIVRLAVEGFAAEQAARSRAESDLAAMRQFEEAFLAEARSSEPHADRAVRANKELHFAVYEATRLPTLVGIIEGLWLKIGPILNFDLKASPERLRTGGATGHHRRLVAAVKAGDGAAARQALVDDIEGAACFIESTGRLLE; from the coding sequence ATGAGCAACTTGTCGAGCCCCCGCCCCACCAAGACGCCATCGGCCATCGCCCAGATCGGCCGGCTGGAACGTGTTACCCTCGGCGAACGCGTCCATACCGAGCTACGTGAGCTGCTGATGAGCGGTGAGCTCGCCCCCGGGCAGAAGATGTCCCTGCGTAGCGTCGCCGAGACTCTCGGCGTCTCGATGATGCCGGTGCGGGAGGCAGTCTCGCGGCTTGTCGCCGACCAATCCCTGGAGGTGCTGCCGAACCGTGCGGTGCGCGTGCCGCTGATGAACCTTGCACGTTTCCGGGAACTGACGATCGTGAGACTCGCGGTCGAGGGCTTCGCGGCGGAGCAGGCAGCCAGAAGCCGTGCGGAATCCGACCTCGCCGCCATGCGGCAGTTCGAAGAGGCGTTCCTCGCTGAGGCCCGAAGCTCCGAACCTCATGCAGATCGGGCCGTCCGGGCCAATAAGGAGCTCCACTTCGCCGTCTACGAGGCGACCCGTCTGCCGACCCTGGTGGGGATCATCGAGGGGCTCTGGCTAAAAATCGGGCCAATTCTGAATTTCGACCTCAAGGCCTCGCCCGAACGGTTGCGAACGGGCGGCGCAACCGGACATCACCGTCGTCTCGTCGCTGCGGTGAAGGCTGGTGACGGAGCCGCCGCACGCCAGGCGCTCGTCGACGACATCGAAGGCGCGGCCTGTTTCATCGAGAGCACTGGACGTCTGCTGGAGTAG
- a CDS encoding SDR family oxidoreductase has translation MDLNIAGFRVLVTAGAAGIGLEIARAFHREGARVHICDVDRAALREATASDPDLTSSYGDVADRADVARVFEETLGVLGGLDVLVNNAGIAGPTARVEEINPEDWDRCLEVCITGQFNCTRLAVPYLRQSQNASIVNLSSAAGRFGFPLRSPYAAAKWAVIGFTKSLSRELGEDGIRVNAILPGVVAGDRQRRVLEAKAQQLGVSFDEIERRALASTSLKEYVTAQQLADQIVFLCSPLGRTISGQAIAVDADLQALS, from the coding sequence ATGGACCTCAACATCGCCGGATTTCGTGTGCTGGTGACGGCTGGCGCTGCTGGCATCGGCCTTGAGATTGCCCGTGCCTTCCACCGCGAGGGTGCGCGCGTGCATATCTGCGACGTGGACCGCGCCGCTCTCCGGGAGGCGACCGCGAGTGATCCTGACCTGACATCCTCCTATGGCGATGTGGCTGATCGTGCTGATGTCGCCCGGGTTTTCGAGGAGACGCTGGGAGTTCTCGGGGGACTGGATGTCCTCGTCAACAATGCTGGTATCGCGGGGCCGACCGCGCGGGTTGAGGAGATCAACCCGGAGGATTGGGATCGCTGTCTTGAGGTCTGCATTACCGGGCAGTTCAACTGCACGCGTCTTGCCGTGCCCTACCTGAGGCAAAGCCAGAACGCCTCGATCGTGAACTTGTCCTCCGCCGCAGGCCGTTTCGGCTTTCCCCTGCGCTCCCCGTACGCTGCTGCCAAATGGGCCGTGATCGGGTTTACGAAATCGCTGTCACGGGAACTCGGTGAGGATGGCATCCGCGTGAACGCGATCCTGCCCGGCGTCGTCGCCGGCGACCGCCAGCGCCGTGTGCTCGAAGCCAAAGCCCAGCAACTTGGCGTATCGTTCGATGAGATTGAGCGCCGGGCGCTCGCGAGCACGTCTCTGAAGGAATACGTGACGGCGCAGCAGCTTGCCGATCAGATCGTCTTCCTATGCTCGCCGCTCGGACGCACAATCTCGGGGCAGGCGATTGCCGTCGACGCCGATCTCCAAGCCCTTTCCTGA
- a CDS encoding SDR family NAD(P)-dependent oxidoreductase, translating into MTSPEAYPTIPDLAGKVILITGASTGIGAAAAVAFGHNKARVAIHYNTSKNPARQVAEEVRAAGGEAFLIQADVTEPEAAARVVAGAVEHFDRLDVLVNNAGGLVKRTPIKDYTDEYVDAVLALNVDQVVRFVREGISHMRAQGGGSIINVSSIAARHGGGPGSVIYAAAKGFISVATRGWAKELVKDGIRVNAVSPGVIMTPFHERYSTPEQLTAMQATIPMDRLGTPDDCVGAFLYLASDKLSGYVTGQVMEVNGGQYMP; encoded by the coding sequence ATGACCTCTCCCGAGGCCTACCCCACCATTCCCGATCTTGCCGGCAAGGTCATCCTCATCACCGGCGCCAGCACCGGGATCGGAGCCGCGGCCGCAGTCGCATTCGGGCACAACAAGGCGCGTGTGGCAATCCATTACAACACCAGCAAGAACCCGGCGCGGCAAGTAGCCGAGGAAGTAAGAGCGGCCGGCGGGGAGGCGTTCCTGATCCAAGCGGACGTGACCGAGCCTGAGGCGGCGGCGCGGGTCGTGGCCGGGGCTGTTGAGCATTTCGATCGCCTTGATGTACTCGTCAACAACGCCGGCGGCCTCGTCAAGCGGACGCCAATCAAGGATTACACGGACGAGTATGTCGATGCCGTGCTTGCCCTGAATGTGGATCAGGTCGTGCGCTTCGTCCGTGAGGGCATTTCGCATATGCGGGCGCAGGGCGGCGGTTCCATCATCAATGTGTCGTCGATCGCCGCGCGCCACGGCGGCGGGCCGGGATCGGTCATCTATGCCGCAGCCAAGGGCTTCATCTCGGTGGCCACGCGGGGCTGGGCCAAGGAACTGGTCAAGGACGGCATCCGGGTCAACGCGGTTTCGCCCGGCGTCATCATGACTCCGTTCCACGAACGCTATTCGACCCCGGAGCAGCTTACCGCCATGCAGGCCACCATTCCCATGGATCGCCTCGGCACGCCGGACGATTGCGTCGGCGCCTTTCTCTATCTCGCTTCCGACAAGCTCAGCGGCTACGTCACGGGGCAGGTGATGGAGGTGAATGGAGGCCAGTACATGCCGTAG